The Methyloferula stellata AR4 genome includes a window with the following:
- the dksA gene encoding RNA polymerase-binding protein DksA: protein MAADTFDTNYRPSEDEPFMNDRQREYFRRKLLAWKEDLLKESRETLVVLQSENENHPDLADRASSETDRAIELRARDRQRKLISKIEAALERLDEGTYGYCEETGEPISLKRLDARPIATLSVEAQERHERREKVYRDP, encoded by the coding sequence ATGGCGGCGGATACGTTCGACACTAACTACAGGCCATCCGAAGACGAGCCCTTCATGAATGATCGGCAGCGCGAATATTTTCGTCGCAAGCTGCTCGCGTGGAAAGAAGATCTTCTGAAGGAAAGCCGCGAAACGCTGGTCGTTTTGCAGAGCGAAAACGAAAACCATCCAGATCTCGCCGACCGGGCATCGTCGGAAACCGACCGTGCCATCGAGCTGCGCGCCCGAGACCGGCAACGCAAACTGATCTCCAAGATAGAGGCAGCGCTCGAGCGCCTGGACGAAGGCACTTACGGCTATTGCGAGGAGACGGGCGAGCCCATCTCTCTCAAACGGCTTGATGCCCGGCCGATCGCGACTTTGTCGGTCGAGGCGCAAGAGCGCCACGAGCGGCGCGAAAAGGTCTATCGGGATCCGTGA
- a CDS encoding flagellar biosynthetic protein FliO — MLGFDKFFENKTLMFSAGAVAFLVAALLILFIFRLAFGRRLHMPGGRTRQPRLGVVDAFDLDRQRQLVLIRRDNVEHLVMIGGPNDVLIESEIVRAEAREAARPRDEAVRPRDKEPTVAPLSWPGGQTPPPAAPPPSIPAEPKLVPEEPVAAREQATPPPPTQAPTVAPSPTPAVGPAAPARPPFLPLPPRRTTVSPPSFGPKPAAPPLGSAAEGTTVAPSAPSVAPRTPTTPPSFLRPRPVPNPVTAAPAPSGPAAGPGGQVPPVAAPAAAAGPSEAPAVASPPSDKSDKAPTPLDALESLEEEMAKLLGRNMKES; from the coding sequence ATGTTGGGGTTTGACAAGTTTTTCGAGAATAAGACGCTGATGTTTTCGGCGGGAGCGGTCGCATTTCTCGTTGCGGCTCTGCTCATCTTATTCATTTTCCGCTTGGCCTTCGGCCGCAGGCTTCATATGCCGGGCGGCAGGACGCGTCAGCCGCGCCTCGGCGTGGTCGATGCCTTCGACCTCGACAGGCAACGCCAGCTCGTCCTCATACGCCGGGACAATGTCGAACATCTCGTGATGATCGGCGGTCCCAATGACGTTTTGATCGAATCGGAGATCGTCAGGGCCGAGGCGCGGGAAGCTGCGCGGCCACGCGACGAAGCTGTGCGACCGCGCGACAAAGAGCCGACGGTTGCGCCTCTGTCATGGCCAGGTGGCCAGACCCCGCCACCCGCCGCGCCCCCGCCTTCCATCCCCGCCGAACCGAAACTCGTGCCGGAAGAGCCCGTCGCCGCGCGGGAGCAGGCAACGCCGCCCCCTCCAACTCAGGCTCCGACCGTGGCTCCCTCGCCGACGCCGGCGGTTGGCCCGGCTGCACCCGCTCGGCCGCCCTTCCTGCCGCTGCCGCCCCGCCGGACCACGGTTTCGCCGCCGTCTTTCGGCCCGAAACCCGCCGCTCCACCCCTTGGGTCAGCGGCCGAGGGCACCACTGTAGCGCCTAGCGCGCCCTCGGTGGCGCCAAGAACGCCGACCACTCCACCGTCATTTTTACGGCCGCGCCCCGTGCCTAATCCCGTGACCGCCGCACCTGCGCCCAGCGGACCTGCCGCCGGGCCCGGGGGCCAGGTCCCCCCCGTCGCGGCGCCCGCTGCGGCAGCAGGCCCGTCGGAAGCGCCAGCTGTGGCCTCTCCGCCGTCTGACAAATCCGACAAGGCGCCGACGCCATTGGACGCTCTCGAATCGCTCGAAGAGGAAATGGCGAAATTGCTCGGCCGCAATATGAAGGAATCTTGA
- the cckA gene encoding cell cycle histidine kinase CckA, with translation MSDQPIPAVLDRTERSGSPGLVLLFAAFLVAIAAAFSLLPREQAANLIIGLLAFLAVIGIFALFAYAVGFLQFAGQATRNDVTKLVCDSGQEGLVVTEADGKMLYANDAYMTLSGARDTADLRAVERLFTGTPEVSEAIYRLAQAAREGKRNSEELRLSPPLTGEGWVGWYRIRVRPLSFARGRRVTLWTVADITRERERHENVFQELQHAIDFLDHAPAGFFSCDQYGDVSYMNATLADWLDYDLAQVGSGGLSLSDFIAGGGASLLSSVIGSPGEVRTERFDIDLKNRGGQSIPVRLLHRVAFAHDGTPGISRTLVLNRASGEEPAEDLRAAEVRFARVFNSTPVAIATVDASGRITRSNAAFARLIPEALKRGDSGFDRSIYAGVVDRDHPAVAAAVTAAIEAKSDIAPIDVGLKGEGQHSARLFVSPSEELNGTGATVYALDTTEQRTLQENFAQSQKMQAIGQLAGGVAHDFNNVLTAIIGYSDLLLANHRPTDPSFQDIMQIKQNANRAAGLVRQLLAFSRRQTLRPQVLQLGDVLSDLQMLLLRLVGEKVTLDLRYGRDLWLVKADLNQFEQVIVNLIVNARDAMPNGGQIVLRTRNITPEDCAVFNEKSLVPGDYVAVDVEDNGSGISPEVKDKIFEPFFTTKEVGKGTGLGLAMVYGIVKQTGGFVFCDSTVGEGTTFHILLPRHIPDENEEPVKKEVAKAPSADLTGHGTILLVEDEEAVRAFGARALTARGYTVIEAATGMDALEIVDKDPTAIDLIVSDVVMPEMDGPTMLGELRKRGVTAKVIFVSGYAEDAFAKNLPEGEAFGFLPKPFSLKQLIEAVKEHKG, from the coding sequence ATGAGCGACCAGCCGATTCCCGCCGTCCTTGACCGGACGGAACGTTCCGGAAGCCCCGGCCTCGTGCTTCTGTTCGCGGCCTTTCTCGTCGCGATCGCGGCCGCCTTTTCGCTGCTGCCGCGCGAGCAAGCGGCCAATCTCATCATCGGGCTTTTGGCTTTCCTCGCCGTCATCGGCATTTTCGCACTTTTCGCCTATGCCGTCGGTTTCCTGCAATTTGCCGGGCAGGCGACGCGCAACGACGTCACCAAACTCGTCTGCGACAGCGGCCAGGAAGGCCTTGTCGTCACCGAGGCCGACGGCAAGATGCTCTATGCAAACGATGCCTATATGACGCTGTCCGGCGCCAGAGATACCGCCGATCTGCGCGCCGTCGAACGCTTGTTTACCGGGACGCCGGAAGTGTCCGAAGCCATCTATCGCCTCGCCCAGGCCGCGCGCGAAGGCAAACGCAATAGCGAGGAGCTCCGCCTCAGCCCGCCTTTGACGGGCGAGGGCTGGGTCGGCTGGTATCGCATCAGGGTCAGGCCTCTTTCTTTCGCACGCGGGCGAAGGGTGACGCTTTGGACGGTCGCCGACATTACGCGCGAGCGCGAACGTCACGAAAACGTGTTCCAGGAACTCCAGCATGCGATCGATTTCCTCGATCACGCGCCGGCCGGTTTTTTCTCCTGCGACCAATATGGCGACGTCTCCTATATGAACGCGACGCTCGCCGACTGGCTCGATTACGATCTGGCGCAGGTCGGCTCCGGCGGCTTGAGCCTGTCGGATTTCATCGCGGGCGGCGGGGCCTCGCTTTTATCTTCCGTCATCGGCAGCCCCGGCGAAGTCCGCACCGAGCGCTTCGATATCGATCTCAAGAACCGCGGCGGTCAAAGCATTCCGGTGCGGCTCCTGCATCGCGTCGCCTTCGCGCATGACGGCACGCCCGGCATTTCGCGCACGCTCGTTTTGAACCGGGCTTCGGGCGAAGAGCCCGCCGAGGATCTGCGCGCCGCCGAAGTGCGTTTCGCGCGGGTGTTCAATTCGACGCCCGTTGCGATCGCGACCGTCGATGCCTCCGGCCGCATCACGCGCTCCAACGCCGCTTTCGCACGGCTCATTCCGGAAGCATTGAAGCGCGGCGACAGCGGCTTCGACCGCTCGATCTATGCGGGCGTCGTCGATCGCGATCATCCGGCGGTCGCCGCCGCCGTGACGGCGGCGATTGAAGCCAAGAGCGACATAGCGCCGATCGATGTCGGTCTCAAAGGCGAGGGTCAGCATTCGGCGAGGCTCTTCGTGTCGCCGTCCGAAGAGCTCAATGGCACCGGTGCGACCGTCTATGCGCTCGACACGACCGAGCAAAGAACGCTGCAGGAAAATTTCGCCCAATCGCAGAAGATGCAGGCGATCGGCCAGCTTGCCGGCGGCGTCGCGCATGATTTCAACAATGTTCTGACCGCGATCATCGGCTATTCGGACCTGCTGCTTGCCAATCACAGGCCGACCGATCCGTCCTTTCAGGACATTATGCAGATCAAGCAGAACGCCAACAGGGCCGCGGGTCTGGTGCGTCAGCTTCTGGCTTTCTCACGCCGCCAGACATTGCGGCCGCAGGTCCTCCAGCTCGGCGACGTGCTCTCCGACCTTCAGATGCTTCTCCTGCGCCTTGTCGGCGAGAAGGTGACGCTCGATCTGCGCTACGGCCGCGATCTCTGGCTCGTGAAAGCCGATCTCAATCAATTCGAGCAGGTGATCGTCAATCTCATCGTCAATGCGCGTGATGCCATGCCGAATGGCGGCCAGATCGTCTTGCGCACGCGCAATATCACGCCGGAGGATTGCGCCGTCTTCAACGAGAAATCGCTGGTGCCCGGCGATTACGTCGCGGTCGATGTCGAGGATAATGGCTCGGGCATTTCGCCCGAGGTGAAGGACAAGATCTTCGAGCCCTTCTTCACCACCAAGGAGGTCGGCAAAGGCACGGGGCTTGGGCTTGCCATGGTCTATGGCATCGTCAAGCAGACGGGCGGCTTTGTGTTTTGCGATTCGACCGTCGGCGAAGGCACGACCTTCCATATTCTTCTGCCGCGCCATATCCCCGACGAGAACGAAGAGCCGGTCAAGAAGGAGGTCGCAAAGGCGCCGTCCGCCGATCTCACCGGCCATGGCACCATTCTGCTCGTCGAGGACGAAGAGGCCGTGCGTGCCTTCGGCGCGCGGGCGCTGACGGCACGCGGCTATACCGTCATCGAGGCCGCGACGGGCATGGATGCTTTGGAGATCGTCGATAAGGACCCAACTGCCATCGATCTCATCGTCTCGGACGTCGTCATGCCCGAGATGGACGGACCGACCATGCTCGGCGAATTGCGCAAGCGCGGAGTCACCGCGAAAGTCATTTTCGTCTCGGGCTATGCCGAGGACGCCTTTGCGAAAAACCTGCCCGAAGGCGAAGCCTTCGGCTTTTTGCCCAAGCCCTTCTCGCTGAAACAGCTCATTGAAGCTGTGAAGGAGCATAAGGGGTGA
- the recA gene encoding recombinase RecA, translating into MSQANLRLVEGTSVDKTKALDAALSQIERAFGKGSIMRLGKNQQAVEIETISTGSLGLDIALGVGGLPRGRVIEIYGPESSGKTTLTLHVIAEAQKKGGVCAFIDAEHALDPIYARKLGVNLDDLLISQPDTGEQALEITDTLVRSGAIDVLVIDSVAALTPRAEIDGEMGDSQPGLQARLMSQALRKLTASISRSHTMVIFINQIRMKIGVMYGSPETTTGGHALKFYASVRLDIRRIGSIKAHEEITGNETRVKVVKNKVAPPFKQVEFDIMYGQGISKTGELIDLGVKAGIVEKSGAWFSYDSQRLGQGRENAKAFLQGNPEMAARIEQAIRENSGLIADRILNDTDPKDAEDA; encoded by the coding sequence ATGTCTCAAGCGAATCTCCGCCTCGTAGAAGGAACCTCCGTGGACAAGACGAAGGCGCTCGACGCCGCTCTGTCGCAAATCGAACGGGCCTTCGGCAAAGGTTCGATCATGCGCCTCGGCAAGAACCAGCAGGCGGTGGAGATCGAGACCATTTCGACGGGCTCGCTCGGCCTCGATATCGCGCTTGGCGTCGGCGGCCTGCCGCGCGGCCGGGTGATCGAGATTTACGGACCTGAGTCGTCGGGCAAGACCACGCTTACGCTCCACGTCATCGCCGAAGCGCAGAAAAAGGGCGGCGTTTGCGCCTTTATCGATGCCGAACATGCGCTCGACCCGATCTATGCCCGCAAGCTCGGCGTCAATCTCGACGACCTTTTGATCTCGCAGCCCGACACCGGCGAGCAGGCGCTTGAAATCACGGATACTTTGGTGCGCTCCGGCGCGATCGACGTGCTCGTGATCGATTCGGTCGCCGCGCTCACGCCGCGGGCCGAAATCGACGGCGAAATGGGTGACAGCCAGCCAGGCCTCCAAGCCCGTCTCATGAGCCAGGCTTTGCGCAAGCTCACCGCCTCGATCTCGCGCTCGCACACCATGGTGATCTTCATCAATCAGATCCGCATGAAGATCGGCGTGATGTATGGCAGCCCGGAGACGACGACGGGCGGCCATGCCTTGAAATTCTACGCTTCCGTCCGGCTCGACATCCGCCGCATCGGCTCGATCAAGGCGCATGAGGAAATCACCGGCAACGAGACTCGCGTCAAAGTGGTCAAGAACAAGGTTGCGCCGCCCTTCAAACAGGTCGAATTCGACATTATGTACGGTCAGGGCATCTCGAAGACCGGCGAATTGATCGATCTGGGCGTCAAGGCCGGGATCGTCGAGAAATCCGGCGCTTGGTTTTCCTACGACAGCCAGAGGCTCGGCCAGGGCCGCGAGAACGCCAAAGCCTTTCTGCAGGGCAATCCCGAGATGGCCGCCCGGATCGAACAGGCGATCCGTGAGAATTCGGGGCTCATCGCTGACCGGATTCTGAACGATACGGATCCGAAAGATGCCGAAGACGCATGA
- the alaS gene encoding alanine--tRNA ligase encodes MTGVSEIRSTFLDYFKKNGHEIVPSSPLVPRNDPTLMFTNAGMVQFKNVFTGIEKRPYTRASTAQKCVRAGGKHNDLDNVGYTARHHTFFEMLGNFSFGDYFKEEAITLAWNLITKEFSLPVDRLLVTVYHTDDEAFDLWKKIAGFPESKIIRIPTSDNFWAMGDTGPCGPCSEIFYDQGDKLFGGPPGSADEDGDRFLEFWNLVFMQFEQVSPGERLALPRPSIDTGMGLERIAALLQGKTSNYDIDLMRALILAVASATGVDPDGPQKASHRVIADHLRACAFLVADGVLPSNEGRGYVLRRIMRRAMRHAQLLGAAEPLMWKLVPVLSREMGQAYPELLRAEALIIETFRLEETRFRTTLKKGLEILDEAKASLQPGDRLDGNIAFKLYDTYGFPLDLTEDALKATQNSVDHEVYNQAMERQRAEARKAWTGSGEAATDAIWFGLKERIGATEFLGYETEQAVGIVAAIVKDGQEVQSLKEDESGLIILNQTPFYGESGGQVGDHGFMIAASVAVKIANVQKKLGDLFVHDATVERGELVVGQELELIVDHSRRAAVRANHSATHLLHEALRQVLGDHVAQKGSLVAPDRLRFDFAHPKPISPEELTRVEEIANAAVLQNAPVSTRLMSQEAAIESGARALFGEKYGDEVRVVSMGRAFEPEAAAQAAFSTELCGGTHVSRTGDIGLISIVSEGAVAAGVRRIEAKTASEARHHLNEQAHRLHDLASLLKAPEDELSQRLASLIDERRKLERELTEARRKLAMGGGEGGAPSAQDIDGVKFLGRSVSGVDMKDLKPLADEAKQSIGSGVVAIVGVAPDGKAGVVVGVTQDLTARFDAVALVQAASVALGGKGGGGRRDLAQAGGPNGAAAEAALEAVSQALREKAGVD; translated from the coding sequence ATGACCGGCGTCAGCGAGATCAGATCGACCTTTCTCGATTATTTCAAAAAGAACGGCCACGAGATCGTGCCCTCGTCGCCGCTCGTGCCGCGCAATGACCCGACCTTGATGTTCACTAACGCCGGCATGGTCCAATTCAAGAATGTCTTCACCGGCATCGAGAAGCGCCCTTATACCCGTGCTTCGACCGCGCAAAAATGCGTCCGCGCCGGCGGCAAGCACAATGATCTCGACAATGTCGGCTATACCGCGCGCCACCACACGTTTTTCGAAATGCTCGGCAATTTTTCCTTCGGTGATTATTTCAAGGAAGAAGCGATCACGCTCGCCTGGAATCTGATCACCAAGGAATTTTCGCTGCCCGTCGATAGGCTTCTCGTCACCGTCTATCACACCGACGATGAGGCCTTCGATCTGTGGAAGAAGATCGCGGGTTTTCCCGAATCGAAAATCATCCGCATCCCGACAAGCGACAATTTCTGGGCCATGGGTGACACCGGGCCTTGCGGTCCCTGTTCCGAAATTTTCTACGATCAGGGCGACAAACTGTTCGGCGGGCCGCCCGGCAGTGCGGACGAAGACGGCGACAGGTTCCTGGAATTCTGGAATCTCGTTTTCATGCAATTCGAGCAGGTCTCGCCGGGCGAACGGCTCGCTTTGCCGCGCCCGTCGATCGATACTGGCATGGGGCTCGAGCGCATCGCAGCACTTCTGCAAGGCAAGACGTCCAATTACGACATCGATCTGATGCGCGCTTTGATTCTCGCAGTCGCCTCTGCGACCGGCGTCGATCCCGACGGGCCGCAGAAGGCGAGCCATCGCGTCATCGCCGATCACCTGCGCGCTTGCGCTTTTCTTGTCGCCGACGGCGTTTTGCCCTCGAACGAGGGGCGCGGCTATGTGCTGCGCCGGATCATGCGCCGCGCCATGCGCCATGCGCAGCTTCTGGGCGCGGCCGAGCCTTTGATGTGGAAGCTCGTGCCGGTGCTGTCGCGCGAAATGGGTCAGGCCTATCCGGAACTGCTGCGCGCCGAAGCCTTGATCATCGAAACCTTCCGGCTCGAGGAGACGCGCTTCCGCACGACGCTCAAGAAGGGCCTCGAAATTCTGGACGAGGCGAAAGCGTCGTTGCAGCCCGGCGACCGGCTCGACGGCAATATCGCGTTCAAACTCTACGATACATACGGCTTCCCGCTCGACCTCACCGAGGACGCGCTGAAAGCCACGCAAAATAGCGTCGATCACGAGGTCTATAATCAGGCGATGGAGCGCCAGCGCGCCGAGGCCCGCAAGGCCTGGACAGGCTCCGGCGAAGCCGCGACAGATGCGATCTGGTTCGGACTCAAGGAGCGCATCGGCGCGACCGAGTTTTTGGGCTATGAGACCGAACAGGCGGTCGGCATTGTCGCTGCCATCGTGAAGGATGGCCAAGAGGTGCAAAGCCTCAAGGAAGACGAGTCCGGCCTCATCATTCTCAATCAGACGCCCTTTTACGGCGAATCGGGCGGTCAGGTCGGCGACCATGGATTCATGATCGCGGCCTCGGTCGCGGTGAAGATCGCCAATGTGCAAAAGAAGCTCGGCGATCTCTTCGTGCACGACGCCACCGTCGAGCGCGGCGAGCTCGTGGTCGGACAGGAGCTTGAACTCATCGTCGATCATTCGCGCCGTGCCGCCGTCCGCGCCAATCATTCGGCGACGCATCTTCTCCACGAGGCTTTGCGGCAAGTGCTCGGCGATCATGTCGCCCAGAAGGGTTCGCTCGTTGCGCCGGATCGTCTGCGCTTCGATTTCGCGCATCCGAAGCCGATCTCGCCGGAGGAACTGACGCGGGTCGAAGAGATCGCCAATGCGGCCGTGTTGCAGAACGCGCCGGTCTCGACGCGGCTGATGAGCCAGGAGGCGGCGATCGAATCCGGCGCACGCGCCTTGTTTGGTGAAAAATATGGCGACGAAGTCCGCGTCGTCTCGATGGGCCGCGCGTTCGAGCCGGAGGCCGCGGCCCAGGCTGCCTTCTCGACCGAGCTTTGCGGCGGCACGCATGTGTCTCGCACGGGCGATATCGGCCTGATCTCGATCGTCTCCGAAGGCGCTGTGGCCGCCGGCGTGCGCCGCATCGAGGCGAAAACGGCGAGCGAAGCGCGCCATCATCTGAACGAGCAGGCGCATCGCCTGCACGATCTTGCGTCTTTGCTGAAGGCGCCGGAAGACGAGCTTAGTCAGCGTCTCGCGAGTCTCATCGACGAGCGCCGCAAGCTCGAACGCGAATTGACCGAAGCGCGCCGCAAGCTTGCCATGGGCGGCGGCGAAGGCGGCGCGCCGTCGGCGCAGGACATCGACGGCGTCAAGTTTCTGGGGCGCAGCGTCTCAGGCGTAGACATGAAGGATCTGAAGCCGCTGGCCGATGAGGCCAAGCAAAGCATCGGCTCCGGCGTCGTCGCCATCGTCGGCGTTGCGCCGGACGGCAAGGCCGGTGTGGTCGTCGGCGTGACTCAGGATTTGACCGCGCGCTTCGATGCGGTCGCGCTTGTGCAAGCGGCCTCGGTTGCGCTCGGCGGCAAGGGCGGCGGCGGCCGCCGCGATCTCGCACAGGCGGGCGGCCCGAATGGCGCTGCAGCCGAAGCGGCACTCGAAGCTGTCAGCCAGGCTTTGCGCGAAAAGGCAGGCGTCGATTGA
- a CDS encoding class I SAM-dependent methyltransferase gives MSWREFWNEPHSIYVSARHRLLHYDRIAKDIAALVPSPDALDHVHDFGSNRSKIMNVIDSTNLERDAGGKPLHTFPHPALVLDYGCGEAWSADLVAQKCAKLYLLDAAPNVRDKLRRRFEEEPRISVLDEDGFLGLPDGSLDMVVCNSVLQYLRADEAARLIEIWHDKIKQGGRLVLGDVIPPDLGTVDDVKALLTFAFEGGFLFAALRGLVATFFSNYRALREAIGLTTYTQEDMLALLSSHGFAAKRADRNIGHHQARMTFVATKI, from the coding sequence TTGAGCTGGCGCGAATTCTGGAACGAACCGCATTCGATCTATGTCAGCGCCCGCCATAGGCTCTTGCATTACGATCGCATCGCCAAGGATATAGCGGCGCTCGTTCCATCACCCGATGCGCTAGATCACGTTCATGATTTTGGATCGAATCGATCCAAAATCATGAACGTGATCGATTCTACTAATTTAGAGCGGGATGCGGGCGGAAAACCGCTGCACACTTTTCCTCATCCCGCTCTGGTGCTCGATTATGGATGCGGCGAGGCCTGGTCCGCCGATCTCGTCGCGCAAAAATGTGCGAAGCTCTATCTTCTCGACGCCGCGCCGAATGTGCGGGATAAATTGCGCCGGCGGTTCGAAGAAGAGCCCAGGATCTCGGTCTTGGACGAGGACGGCTTTCTCGGTTTGCCCGATGGCAGTCTCGACATGGTGGTCTGCAATTCGGTTTTGCAATATTTGCGTGCGGACGAAGCCGCGCGCCTCATTGAAATCTGGCATGACAAGATAAAGCAGGGCGGAAGGCTCGTTCTGGGCGATGTGATTCCGCCCGATCTTGGAACAGTGGATGACGTGAAAGCGTTGCTGACCTTCGCTTTCGAGGGCGGCTTTCTATTCGCGGCCTTGCGCGGGCTCGTCGCGACATTCTTTTCGAACTATCGCGCGCTACGCGAGGCGATCGGGCTCACGACCTATACGCAAGAAGATATGCTCGCCTTGCTGTCATCGCATGGCTTCGCCGCCAAACGTGCCGACCGTAATATCGGCCATCATCAGGCGCGCATGACATTCGTCGCGACAAAAATTTAA
- the pgeF gene encoding peptidoglycan editing factor PgeF, translating to MSDVLALHATELETQGVRHGFFTRQGGVSTGVYASLNGGVGSKDDPEAVAENRRRMALHLGVEPAHLLVPYQIHSPDALIVEAPFGDERPRCDGLVTATRGLALGVTGADCGITLFVEPEAHVIGAAHAGWKGALDGILEATLAQMEKLGAKREKIKAVLGPTIGPNSYEVGPEFVARFAGMAESYSAFFKPSPREGHAYFDLPGFIGLRLTKAGVGSFTNLALDTYADETRFFSYRRCTHRQDADYGRQIAAIALV from the coding sequence ATGAGCGATGTTTTGGCCCTTCACGCGACCGAGCTTGAAACGCAAGGCGTCCGGCACGGTTTCTTCACGCGCCAAGGCGGCGTCTCGACCGGCGTCTATGCCTCGCTGAATGGCGGCGTCGGATCGAAGGACGATCCCGAAGCCGTCGCCGAGAATCGCCGCCGCATGGCGCTGCATCTCGGCGTCGAACCGGCCCATCTTCTAGTGCCCTATCAGATCCATTCGCCGGATGCCCTGATTGTCGAGGCGCCCTTCGGCGATGAGCGGCCCCGTTGCGACGGGCTCGTGACCGCGACGCGCGGCCTCGCGCTTGGCGTCACCGGCGCCGATTGCGGGATCACGCTTTTCGTCGAACCCGAAGCCCACGTGATCGGCGCCGCGCATGCCGGCTGGAAGGGTGCGCTCGACGGCATTTTGGAAGCAACCCTGGCGCAGATGGAAAAGCTCGGCGCAAAGCGGGAGAAGATCAAAGCCGTACTCGGTCCGACGATCGGCCCAAATTCATATGAGGTCGGGCCGGAATTTGTCGCGCGCTTCGCCGGGATGGCTGAATCCTACAGCGCCTTCTTCAAGCCGTCACCGCGCGAGGGCCATGCCTATTTCGATCTGCCTGGCTTCATCGGCCTGCGTCTGACAAAAGCCGGCGTCGGGAGCTTCACCAATCTGGCGCTCGACACCTATGCCGACGAGACGCGCTTCTTCAGCTATCGCCGTTGCACGCATCGGCAAGATGCCGATTACGGCCGTCAGATCGCCGCGATCGCTTTGGTGTGA
- a CDS encoding class I SAM-dependent methyltransferase gives MNALHQEIAAMIAEAGPISLELYMKLALAHPIHGYYRSRLPIGAEGDFITAPEVHQMFGELIGLWAAEVWRLMGEPPHLHLVELGPGRGTLMADALRAARVVPTFFDALDVHLVETSETFTAVQRETLSTCGVAPAWHLAWDDVPKGPMIVIANEFFDALPVRHYVFDGGWRERLVGLAPDGGLAFGLAPEPSPEIGVKAAPGTILELGLAAQEMMSEIAARFTAEASVLLALDYGSDAFHFGETLQAVRDHRFANVLEDPGQADLTAHVDFAGLARAAYKAGAAVHGPISQGLFLTRLGIFTRAAQLVQRADARQKTEIDAALDRLARPGPQAGPRASMAELFKVLVVTSPGLAIPPGFEADAA, from the coding sequence GTGAACGCACTCCACCAAGAAATCGCAGCGATGATCGCCGAGGCTGGCCCGATCAGCCTTGAACTCTATATGAAGCTCGCGCTCGCCCATCCGATCCACGGCTATTACCGCAGCAGGCTCCCGATCGGCGCGGAGGGCGACTTCATCACCGCGCCGGAAGTGCATCAAATGTTCGGCGAATTGATAGGGCTCTGGGCCGCCGAGGTCTGGCGCCTGATGGGCGAACCGCCGCATCTTCATCTGGTCGAGCTTGGACCCGGACGCGGCACCTTGATGGCGGATGCCTTGCGCGCCGCGCGCGTCGTGCCCACGTTCTTCGACGCGCTCGACGTTCATCTCGTCGAGACGAGCGAGACATTTACGGCTGTGCAGCGCGAAACGCTTTCCACATGCGGCGTAGCCCCGGCATGGCACTTGGCATGGGACGATGTCCCGAAAGGACCGATGATTGTCATTGCAAACGAGTTCTTCGACGCCTTGCCGGTGCGCCACTATGTTTTCGATGGCGGCTGGCGCGAGCGGCTCGTCGGTCTGGCGCCCGATGGTGGACTCGCTTTCGGTCTCGCGCCCGAGCCCAGTCCGGAGATCGGCGTGAAAGCTGCGCCCGGCACAATTCTCGAACTTGGCCTCGCGGCGCAGGAGATGATGAGCGAGATCGCTGCGCGCTTCACCGCTGAGGCCTCTGTGCTCCTTGCGCTCGATTATGGCTCGGATGCGTTTCACTTCGGCGAAACCTTGCAGGCGGTCCGCGATCATCGCTTTGCGAATGTGCTCGAAGATCCGGGACAAGCCGATCTCACGGCGCATGTCGATTTCGCCGGGCTCGCGCGAGCGGCGTATAAAGCGGGCGCGGCGGTGCATGGTCCGATATCGCAGGGCCTGTTTTTGACGCGGCTCGGCATTTTTACGCGCGCTGCGCAGCTCGTTCAGAGAGCCGATGCGCGGCAAAAGACAGAGATCGATGCGGCGCTCGACCGGCTGGCGCGTCCTGGTCCGCAAGCGGGTCCGCGCGCGAGCATGGCAGAGCTTTTCAAAGTGCTGGTGGTGACGAGCCCCGGCCTTGCCATTCCTCCAGGCTTCGAGGCAGATGCCGCATGA